The Cryptomeria japonica chromosome 2, Sugi_1.0, whole genome shotgun sequence region attttttgatgaataggcattTCCATTAAATTAAGTATATAAGAGTACACTATTTACAAAAAAAGGGTGGGAGGAATAAATCACTCCTCGAAAGTCACTTGGGCAGAGCCTGGAAACACCCAAAAAAAGCTAGTCAAAACACGGGCACAACccgaaaatccaaaaacaacacaaaaagacTAAGAGGCTAGAGTAGTAGCAGCAAAAGGAGGAGGTGGATCCATGTCATCCTTTTTACCCCATATATCAGCGAGGTCAGGGTGGGTCTGGAAGAGACCACCCATCCTCAACAACCTCTTcttattcatctttaccttttctcATTGGAGAAATAGCCAAGCCAAGCCAGGGGAACCCTTTAGAACAATTGGGCCAACCAAAATCACTCGAAGGTGAAGAGGCACTGCCAACTACAAGCCACCTAGAGGCAAATCTGCTTCAAGGGGGAGAGGTTGAGCGGCAATGTGGAAAGTCTCTCCCTCTGCCAGAGTGGCGATGATGAGCCTAAGAGCAAGGCGTGTGAAATTTGCCAGTGGAAgatgataggacctaaaattatgttttGTAAAATTTGGTTGTTCTGGTTTTATTTTGCCCTCTGTAAAGTTATCAGGGTTTAGGGCTTTAGGGGTAttgtcttttcttgattaaatcttggtttgaAAGAAAGTTTTTGGTCCTTTTTATATTTTGTCATTAcctttttcccacttaaagccaagggttgtttaccatgggtGGGGTCATTTCATTTTCTAAGTGTTAAGTGATGGGTAACCAgtttatgaaaaatgatttttcttaAGTCGCAAAATTTCCTTATGACCagtttccttttaaatatttgtgcCCACGATTTCCCTAAGCCCAAAATTCCTAAGTATTTCAACTGTTTGCTAAAGACAGGATGGATCCAACGATTCGCACTTCCCCGTGATCAAAGATGTGAGGGTTTTAAAGACCGTGGCACTGCGAGATTGTGCCACATGTTATCAGCGGAAACTAACAGGATTGGTAGTATAATCGGTCGAAGCATTGTGTTACCGGTTCTCGGGCGGTAAAGGTCGGTCTACTAACAGTCCTATCATTTTGCATGTGTTCAAAATGAACAaagatgttttatcctgaggtaaaaggtgctcaatTTTTAATTCTGGAGGAGTTAACGGGCATTGTGTTGGACAGTAAAGTTTGAACACATCTGACGGTCCCCATGTTCCCGCGATGGAATTTGCAAGGAGGTTACGGAccgtgacatcatgagatgatgccacatgtcccaggTTGGTCAGGAAGGCTTACGGTGAGGCCGCTAACGGAGTCTGGTCGAAGGATGATGTGGTACTGATTAGTCATGATTTTGTGAGTCCGTTGGTACAGATGGAAAGTCAAGTGTTGAGTTGACAAGAGATGATCATTGGAATTACCAACTTGGAGGATGATCGATGACCAGGTTTCAAACTTTTTTAAATGAAAAGTTATGAGTCGTTGTTTTGCTCACACGAATATTAATGGCGGACGAGACATTTGCGTTCTTTTCTAGGAAATAATTAAAAGAATCTTAAAAGGTTTTTCTTCATTCACAAAAGATTTCATAGCAATCCAGAAGGTTTTCCTGCTGCTAAAGGAGGTTGAAACAACTCTCTGTGACATAAAATTGTCATCTCTAGCGAAAATCAAAGCAATAAATTTATCTGAGATCTCCATAtgttcttgaaacaaattgatATTATAAATTGTGTGTGAAGTTGTGAGTAGAgaattcaatttgttctagggttaTGTGCTAGACAAAGTAATGAAATTTCTTTGAATTACTCTGGTAATTTAAAATCTTGTACTAGCCCTAGTTTTTTCCTTCCCAAATTTGGAGTTATAGTATAAAGCCCTAGTTGTAGAAGATGGCTCCCTCACAGAAACATTTAGGACAAgtggattatatgaaaagaaatctatatgatgatttcttggaccaactGGAGCCCTCTATAAATGATAAACAACAAGGACAAATATTTGTGGATGGAAAAACCCTTGGGGAAGGGTTAACCGACAAAGCATTCCTCTTAGCGGATGCTAATATACCGATGACTGGGTTGGAAATGTTtaaattatggtatggacaaagaAAATTGCATTCCCCATTATCCAGTCCTTGGCAGTATGATTTGGGTAAGTTGGTAGTACCGGGTGTTTTCATGGATGTCGACCTACTCAAAGCTATTGCAGATAGGTATGACCCAGTttcaagggttattaggggaaattATGGATAAATTCTATTAACCATTAAAAGGGAAGAGTTCCAAGAGATTTTTGACCTATATGAACCATCCCCGAGCCCAGTGTAGATAGATTTAAATGAGCAAAAATAAGAGTATTACAAGATGAGGGAATTCATTAGAAAGagtttccttccaatgcatttagCCAAAGAAGGGAATCCAACACACCATATTGGCCCTAGCTCAGAGGATCCATTCCCAATTGGTGTTTTTGCTCCCTATTTTTCGGCTACTTTCTTCTCGTTATGccaaatattgggttttaatccCATTATAGTGATGCCACCtaattttatgtacatggctatgcaaatacaaCATCCAAACTTTACAGTGGTTTTTGACTTTGCCCCCTACCTTGAcgaaaagattcatgaggggttactaCACATTAAGAATCAAGTTGTTGGAGCAAAATTCTCTTGGTATTCTTTACTTATGTATATGTTCCTTTCTAGGAATGTAGATTACTTTGAcggtaccatgaacctcaaaaggacaattgataaccAGGAGATGTCAGTACAGCTCTGGAGCAcagatatgtcttgggatagacaagaggctagATTTATAAGGTTTGATAACAATTTTGCTTCTAGGTTGAGGCAAAAGTTGATAGTAAATCCATCAAGGATTCTTAAGGAACTacatgattttgtgagacccaaggagagGGTGCCTCTTGCtaggattgaacataattggggggattttatcccttacTCTATAAGTACTATTATTAGGATCTATGGTTTCTCCGGACAACCACATGTACTGCCCTTCAACATTCCTCCGAGAATGGGTTTTGCTAAGATGATGtggcaaataggatgcattcaggataaggatttaaaaggaaagggaaaaggaacaattttcctGAATTACACTATTATCCCTTATTTTGTAATTCTAAAGGGAGGATATGATAACTTTGAcaaattatttgctccatatcatttgggggtaaGTATAGCTAGAAACAGTGATCCTGAGGGTTTTTACAAAGATTTTTAAACAAGAATAAAAGGAGTTCTATTGCCCCATGTGCATAATTTTTCTGAGGActtaatcagaaatgaatttgaccCCATGACTCAGGAATGGAGAAAAGACAAGTGGATAATCTTTAGAAAATTATGGGCTGCTAtccaaaagatggatccaaaatatgatccATTAAAGGATTTTTCCCCATTTTGTGCCAAGATTGATATTGTTATGAAAAATTTTAAGCAGTTGAAGAAGATTTTAAAAGAGAAGATAGCTAAACTTGAAGAAGTTCATAGCTAGAAACATTCAAGCTCACAACCTCCTTTATCCCATAGAGCAAGTGGCATGGTAGCAGGGAGGCCTATTCAGGAATCTTCTCACAAACGAGCAAGAGAAGACACAAGCGATGAAAAAGATAGTAGTAATGACAGtgggagattgataaggagaaagggtaagaagatgatgagttcaAAGCCTTTCCCCAAGATACAAACTAAGCCTTTTCAAGGATTCAAGATCATTGAACTTAAAGATTTTGACAGAAGTCATTCGCCATCAGCTGTATCTTTTTCACCAATAAGGTAGGATGaggaacaaatggaggaagataggTTTATTGCAACAAATGTAGAGATGCAATTTGGTGTTCCTGcattgcctcctaatttggagttgaGTCTTACTCCCTTGGATATCCAAGGTAAATCCTTCAAAGATGCGAGAAAGGAGGCATGTGACaaattccttgaggatgatgctttTGTAAGGAGCTAAGCTTTTTTGCAGTTAGTATGGAAGACAAAGGTTGAGGAATATAGAAGAAGAATTACTAAGAAGAAGATCCAAAGGCTAGATAGATCAGATCAAGAAATCAAAGAGGAAGTAAAGagtgaaatgaaggaagagtttaAGGAAATCACTGCTGATGAGGGCAGGAAAATTGTAAGTCGGGTTGGAGTTTTTATCTTGctagaatgggacatagcagatgcagtAGTATTTGACACAAataggaaatcaaaggaagaagaagcagggttagcattaagaggatcagattttgcagatgattatgcaaccttggcaatatgggcactagaggaaggacctaggaagcctAATATTAGTGATTTAAACCCCAAATTGAGAGGAAGCTTAATTATAAAAAAgagcatctgacacatcaagtgtagaggctacaaagttaaatgttgatgttgctaatcTGGCACATGAGAGCGCAAAAAAGGAAGCTTCAGAGAAGGCTAAGCTAATAAGAAAGTTTGACAAGATTTTATAATcatgattataatgcatctcagaaaatgtgtgtggagttgcaaacgagagtgcaactccttgagcaaggacaaataaaggtttcctatcCTACACTTACAGGGCCGTCTAAGCCATCAACATCCAGGTCACCACCTATGGCCCCGGGAGGAGAAGTAGCTCAACTAAATACAAGTACTGATGTCCCTGGTATGGCATTAGtcccctatgatgatgatgatgatgagcctgatactacaagatcaactgaaccaaatgAGTCTCAGCTTTTAGATAAGAtttttgaattagaaaataaattgaaagaataaaaaaaacAATCAGTTGGGCAacaaaaggatatagttagctcagtgctaactcatttaaatgagaaaGTTGATAGCAAGTTAAATAGTATCCATGCTCTATATTCTTTACTTTTTAATGTTATCCAAAattttaatgatgataaagaagtggcaattccccTATTTACAAAATAGTTGCAAAGAGGAAATGAGCTCAGAATGATTTCCATGGCCTCTAAATTACcgagagaccacatgcactccaaccaacatatttgttggtaaaatcaatgcaggaagcccaaattttgccagaaaatatagaaagaaaggtaagggaattgataaagagttttagtgaattagaacaaactcttttgcTAGAAATTGAAGATAAAGAAGGGGTAGTCAATcctttacaattttggaaagaggaggcagaaagagtcatcaatacccaggtagaaatgatttgtgaaggcataaatatggatatgttggaggatagcatggataaaataattgctatAGGATcattttgaaagagaggcaaaccaagtagtcGTTAAGTATATTCCATACAGGGCAAAAGCTGATGAAGtcatgaatttcaattggccatcTGATGAAGACTATAGTGTGTGGAGTAgcatgtatctgaatgatgaataaaaGTTGTAAATAGTTTGTATAACTGTTTTTGTCTTTTAGTGGCAGATATTTGAACCTGTATAGGCTGCATACTTTGAtcctacataagcaagtttgaggATGATTGTTTTATATAACATAATGGAATTATATATAGTCATTCTGAGATGGCAAGTGTCTCCTCTGGCCCGAATCTTGTTTTCTcccttattttttataaaagagaattcagggctatgagacaGGGTTCAAATTTTTGCTCCCTTGAGTGTTCCAAATTTATATTTCCaaatagcaaagtctaggtgaaacaaaagggTTGTAAACGGTTATTTTACAGAGCAGaatagaaagagtcttgtgtctataatttttgcaggttcttgaaggagttatgtatggattgtattcttacagagacaacaaaattattaaataaatatataattcaaacccacttctctccagtgtattgttctatcatgttttgaatgcatattatcaaggattttatcattcgttgcactattgtggtgtatgcatttttattcatgctttggtctaaggggtcaattaaatgcttgaataaaattgcaGAGTGATAGGGATCTTTACAGGGATTTTTGATAAGTAGTTATGGGTAGGGATTATAAATATAATGTATTGCAAGGCACTATTATCTTAggttatatgttgttagataaattgtGTCAGAAGTACAGTTTAATGcaatatgaattcatgtacccaatggagtaaggcactgatcatagttaTGTGAATGCCTTGGTATTTATTTACTATTCGGAATCACCACTGGTTTGCTACAACTTGTTGAATATCtgaatattttcattttacatgaatgttgtcatgtgtatcaatcatctcatgctccaagtTGTTTGAGGATCACTAAGGAATTTTCCATTCCTGAGCATTATCCCTTattgttgagtctttatatgagattatcttctttgtttcatgcatgatttgtgagtgtggcgtaaaatcacaaataagcatggggatcaccctccctggttttgcagaccctaaagtgcagaaggatctcacatccttgttattgttggtccaagtctgaaggaTATTAATGAGTTGGAAGTGGCTTTTCCatagatattttagaagaaaacaagTTGGTCTCTGCCTTTGAGTCAGTATAAACCCGTTTTGGGGCACCAACAGAAGAGGGGCAACCATGCCAGTGGCCATGGACCAAAGAACGATCACCAGAGGTAGAAGGGTCTGGCGGAATCCTGAAAATCGTACAAGGGGCATTACCCCAGTGATCAAGTAGCACCTACAAGTGGGCCACCTCAAGAGCCACTTTATTCACTCGTACTTGAATCTGTAACATCACATTATTGTAAATACAAGCTTTAGCATACAAAGAAACATGAATATCAAGAGAGCTATGAGAACACAACATTTTTGTGTTTCTCTAAATTGAAGAGGATTTCCATCCTAAAAGCATGCCATATCTACTTGAATTTGAAGGGGAGCCGAGAGGAATCTCCTAGCGAAACCATATGCCAAGAGAAGAACTCGGGTCAAAAAGGCCTAAAAAATCATGTATCCGTGTCCACAGCTATTGAACTCTTTTGCAAAACCAGAAGAGATGCATCAAGGTCTCAGGCAACCCACAAAAGGGACAACGAGAGTTTGGAACCCTCAAATGCGTGAGATGAGAACCCAAaggcaagccttggaaaagaatataCCAAGCAAAATGAGCCACTTTAGGCAATTTAATATCAAACCAGAGAGTAAGAAATCTACGACTCCAAGTTCTTTGCGAATATTGCTAGAGCCATCTAAGATTCAAAGTGGTAACCATAGGCAAATGAGGCACAAGCCAATTATAACCTATCTTGAGTTTATAATTACAGAAAGCGATGTTGGGAAACCAATGCCAATATTTCCACTAAGGCCTCATAGAATGAATACCAAGCTTGTGTAGCATATTCAGAGGCAGCAAAAAAATCACAAGCTTAAATGTCTATCATTCTGGTCAAATGAGAcaaaattgggtctacaaatcttCCCAAGAATAGAGATTCATAGTgacatgagaaaaaaaaaaatcacGAGTACGAATGTCTATTTGTGAAAATGTAGAGCATGAATTCTAGGAACATGGGCAAGAGGAAGCCCCTAGACATTTATGAGAGGCAAGCACCAAATATTGTGCTAGCTAAAGGAAAGACCATCACAAAAACCCGATCCATCCTAGCAAAACCAAGACTTGATGAATTCCCAAGCCCGCCAAATACTTTTGGCAACAAAAGTGCCCTGAATGTGCACAACATCTTTCTTAATAAAAGGGTGTGAAAGCCAATCCCCTTCTAGGCTAGTCTATTGACTACATGCCCCAAGGAAAtacaatttcaaatcaaaaattTCCAAGCTTCATTGCTAGAAATAGCTCTGAGGACCCATTTGGCACACAAAGCAACACCATTTTTTTTGGTAGAGAAAAGACCAAGGCCTCCAGAATCGCATGGGAGACAATAGAAATCCTAAGTAACTCTGTGAAAACCATGATGATCAGCTCCATTAGCCCAAGAAAAGTCTTGCAGAATCTTCTTAAGCTTGTTGTAAGAGACTTTGGAAGGAGCCCAACAAGAAGATTAATAAACATGTGTGGCCGCAAGCACCTTAGAGAAAATCTAGAATTTACTAGCCAAAGAGAGAGGTTTGGTAATCTAGTAAGAAAGCTTATTCTCAATTTTAGCTAACATAGCATTCCAAAGGGAAGCAACGGACCCTTGGAAAGCAAAGGGAATGCCCAAGAATTGAAAAATCTCCCCATGTTGGATACATTTCCAGCCATACTAAAGAATCCAAGGTGGAGTAGGAAGGAAAGGTTGCCTATAACATTGGGTTTTGTGCCATTGGATAGACAACCCAGACACCAAGCAAAAAGTGTCCAAGCAATGAAGTGCCTCCTTGACATTATTCTCCTCTTCAATGAGAGTGAGAAAAGAATCATCCATAAAATGGTCATTGATAAGATGAGAAGATGACTCACTGAGGAAAATCCCCCTGACAAGTCCAATTGAAATGGTAGAATCAAGCACATACAAACAGGGGGCAAGAGGACATCCCTAGTGGATAGACCTGAAAAAGGCCAAAGGCCAAATATTGGCGTCCATTAATGGTGATGCAAGTTGAAGCATCCTCAAAAAGCATTTGTATAGATTGGATCAAGCGAGGTCCAAACCCTAATGCTTTCAACATCACAAGAATAAAAGGCCATTAAATGCAATTATAAgctttggaaaaatcaattttaataaaAATGGCTCTCTATGGTAGATTGGGAGTGAAAAGTATCCAAATAGACCTTATGCATATCAGAGCCAACACAAGGCCACAAGGCTCTATAAAATTCACAAGGGAAGCCATCACAACCAGGAGTTTTGTCATATGCCATCGAAAAAATAACCTCTTTAAGGTCCTCAAGAGTGAGAAATTGGTCACAAAACACTTTGAGCATCATAGGACCGAGAAGGAACAACCGCAAGGAATTCTTGCAAGGCTCAATCACACTTAGGGGAATTTTCCTGCAcaatgaacaccttctcataatgtctGAAAAAAACTTGAAGAATATCTAGTATCTCAGAGAGCACCAATTGACTAACCTTAATCCTTTTGATCCCTAGAGAGGAATGGCAAGCTCTAAGATCCAAAAATTACTCTTTATAAGCCCAGTCACCAACCTTAAGCCAATGCAATCTGGATTTAATATGTGTCCCTCTAGCAGCATGGTTATCTactatatattttttatgttgaagtTGGGCAACCTGGACCTATAAATCAGGGCTGAAGTGTTTAGCCATTAAAGCTCCTGTAGTAGATTTCAAGTCCTTGGTGGTATCCTCATAGGACTGCCTACGATACAAGGCCAACTATCTACCATAGATGCAAATAAAATGAGTTGTATGTTAGATAGCATCATTCCACCATGAAATCCAGTCAATAAGGTGAATGGAACAACTCCCAATATAAGGGATATTAACTCAAATGACTTGGATGGGGAGGTGACACTTGTCACCTTCTCATCCTCTCCTCGGTGATGTCTTTTACTCTTTTAAGAGGGGACAAAAATTAGGGCACTCAATTCCCCAAGTGTTCCCTCATAAATGAGGTATGCGGAGTGGGGTTGGTACCCTCAACTCATCTATCCCCCAAATTTGTCACTCGTCTTAATGAGGAATTTTGGAGACTTAAAACAAGCCTTAGGGCTTCAATTACATATCCAATAGGGTGCCACCTCAAGGGTATAGACACTAGAACTCTAGTTTGTAATTTAAACATGAGAATTCACTCAAAAACTCACAATAATAAACCTGACAAACACATCTACATCAAATAACGAAACCTCATTTCCTTCTAAGTCAACAATAGTTTAACTTATAGCTTCTCATATAGGAAATTGATTTGGAATAAGTATTTCTCAAGTATCCTTCATTACTCTCCTGCACACAGCAAAGACATTCACTAGCATAGTTAGACAACAATAAGAATTCATTTTATTTGAtatcattttttcatcatttttactatGGAGTTACCAAGAATATTTTCACACAATCATCTCAGAAATAATCCCTTAATCTATCTAACCATTTATTGAATAAAAGCATGTAATGGTTTGGGGTTGTATTAGATATACATGAAACGGGGTGTTACATATGTATAATGTCCTTCCATAATAGTCCAATATGCAAAAGTCCAATAGATATGTACAAGAGTTATAAAATAGTTGAAATATGTGTGTCTATTTAACTAGacttatttataataaaattaacttatttacATGAGTTATTTATCATAAATCACTTATtggattttcaaatatattaaaatGCATTTAGTAAATCAAGTAGATAAATGTggattttttaaaaacatttaattacatatttTATGTTTAAGAATATACTCCAATCCATATTGGTATTGAGTATATCAAAGTTCCAAATATAAATGCAGGAAGTAAAGATAATAATATATACACATAAGCCCTCCAAGGATGACTACTTTGATGCATGGCTCGAACTTCTACTACAAATGTGGACACAGTACTTAGGCACCCTAAAAAGCCAAGTTGAAGGCCTTCTATCACAATTCTTTTAGTATGATCCTTAACCtgcaattaaaaaatgattttaataTAATAATAGAGTGGATAGACAAAATTATAGTATAGgaaaataattttaaaagaatGTTGTACCACTAAATGAATTGTTGATAAAGCAGCCATCATAATGCTTGCCATGATATTTGTAAGTAATGTTCCCATTGGGATCCATTTTAAGTACTTTTGTGCTCCAATTCCTTGGCCATTCAGACGTGCCATAAACCATCTCATCCACACTCCAAATGGTCCAACCATACTGGCTATCCATAATTTTGTCTTATGGTGGGATGTAAACTCAAACACTACTAAAACAAGGCTTCCTCCCCATAATATTCCAATGATAAACATGAGCATGATAAAGCCATATAATTGAAATTGATTGTATTCATAAGATGGGATCCATGTCAAGACTAACCGTTGCTTCTTGACTTTATTATGAATATATTCAATTAACTTTGCAAATTCAATCCCTAATATAAGTGACATTTGGGAGAGCTCCATTCCTgtcattttataaataatattttattatatggaTAATTTAATCATTAGATTATATAtgctaaaaataatataaaatatctaAGAAATGTGTATAAGGTATAATGATTATGTATGTTCATACTTAATTTGTAAATTTTCTTCCTTGTGATGAGAAAAAAGTTGCTTTAAATCATTAtgggatatattttattattttctatcttaCCTAAAAGAAGACCAATAATTCCAGTCACCCAATGTCCTTCAGTTGTTAAGTTTAGTGTTACTTGAGTCCAAGATGTGAAAGTAGTAATGCTTCCCATCAATCCTGATGATAGTCCGATGGCCAATGCTTCAGAGAAAACATTGATATTATTTTTGAACACAACTCCAACCCATCCCATGAAAAAGCTTCCAACCTATCACCAAAAAAGTAACTACTCATAAATCGAAGTATTATCAATAATCATTAGCTACTAGCAATTTGTAACATCATCTACAAGGGAGAGATTTATTATGCTCATTGAAAGAgggaaaaaataaagataaaatcctCACCATATTTGAAGGAAGATCAATATATAGAGCACTATGATCATTTGTTACATTGGCTATATTTGGTCCAAGTAATATTTGTAATGCATACCTTATGAATAcctacacaaaagaatatgttaatGCTTCGATTTCAAATAtaatgattttaatcaaatataagtTTTAAACATATAATTTTAGatcttatattaaaaatatattttcataattattaaaaaaaacgtCTCTTTAAAATATTAGATAGATGTGTTTAAA contains the following coding sequences:
- the LOC131046294 gene encoding uncharacterized protein LOC131046294 isoform X2 — protein: MANLPIIEDASSIEIKAHSNLKFTSFQHGNNNWHEIGSISLSHDVPTKVVEEIDESEKVAEAGDDGGRQSFNSKTRLEINGNMVEMGLMPNDALVYSFPHGDSTCAVTSLVTPLSSDIIELPLSKHPSVAPEGGDMDRNQQPQHSQKQVFIRYALQILLGPNIANVTNDHSALYIDLPSNMVGSFFMGWVGVVFKNNINVFSEALAIGLSSGLMGSITTFTSWTQVTLNLTTEGHWVTGIIGLLLGMELSQMSLILGIEFAKLIEYIHNKVKKQRLVLTWIPSYEYNQFQLYGFIMLMFIIGILWGGSLVLVVFEFTSHHKTKLWIASMVGPFGVWMRWFMARLNGQGIGAQKYLKWIPMGTLLTNIMASIMMAALSTIHLVVKDHTKRIVIEGLQLGFLGCLSTVSTFVVEVRAMHQSSHPWRAYVYILLSLLPAFIFGTLIYSIPIWIGVYS
- the LOC131046294 gene encoding uncharacterized protein LOC131046294 isoform X3, producing the protein MEYILILSYLAVFGILGVFIRYALQILLGPNIANVTNDHSALYIDLPSNMVGSFFMGWVGVVFKNNINVFSEALAIGLSSGLMGSITTFTSWTQVTLNLTTEGHWVTGIIGLLLGMELSQMSLILGIEFAKLIEYIHNKVKKQRLVLTWIPSYEYNQFQLYGFIMLMFIIGILWGGSLVLVVFEFTSHHKTKLWIASMVGPFGVWMRWFMARLNGQGIGAQKYLKWIPMGTLLTNIMASIMMAALSTIHLVVKDHTKRIVIEGLQLGFLGCLSTVSTFVVEVRAMHQSSHPWRAYVYILLSLLPAFIFGTLIYSIPIWIGVYS
- the LOC131046294 gene encoding uncharacterized protein LOC131046294 isoform X1, yielding MANLPIIEDASSIEIKAHSNLKFTSFQHGNNNWHEIGSISLSHDVPTKVVEEIDESEKVAEAGDDGGRQSFNSKTRLEINGNMVEMGLMPNDALVYSFPHGDSTCAVTSLVTPLSSDIIELPLSKHPSVAPEGGDMDRNQQPQHSQKQVKCSRIMEYILILSYLAVFGILGVFIRYALQILLGPNIANVTNDHSALYIDLPSNMVGSFFMGWVGVVFKNNINVFSEALAIGLSSGLMGSITTFTSWTQVTLNLTTEGHWVTGIIGLLLGMELSQMSLILGIEFAKLIEYIHNKVKKQRLVLTWIPSYEYNQFQLYGFIMLMFIIGILWGGSLVLVVFEFTSHHKTKLWIASMVGPFGVWMRWFMARLNGQGIGAQKYLKWIPMGTLLTNIMASIMMAALSTIHLVVKDHTKRIVIEGLQLGFLGCLSTVSTFVVEVRAMHQSSHPWRAYVYILLSLLPAFIFGTLIYSIPIWIGVYS